One genomic region from Salvia hispanica cultivar TCC Black 2014 chromosome 2, UniMelb_Shisp_WGS_1.0, whole genome shotgun sequence encodes:
- the LOC125208469 gene encoding cell wall / vacuolar inhibitor of fructosidase 1-like, producing the protein MMMKLPFIILTLLQMHGITQIKEQTLIEAACSNTPNFDLCVATLRDFPLSATADVAGLGLILVDAVNSKAEAAMSAVEELRRRRDPGMREALDQCWISYKAVIAADVPEAVAALTKGVPKFAESGMSDAAWEAEICEGSFGNTAAAAATPLSGVNKEVHDLAEVAVGVIRILL; encoded by the coding sequence atgaTGATGAAGCTTCCATTTATCATACTCACACTTCTCCAAATGCATGGGATCACACAAATCAAGGAGCAAACCCTAATCGAAGCCGCATGCTCAAACACCCCCAATTTCGACCTCTGCGTCGCCACGCTCCGCGATTTCCCGCTCAGCGCCACCGCCGACGTGGCGGGGCTCGGGCTGATTCTGGTCGACGCCGTCAATTCCAAGGCGGAGGCGGCGATGTCGGCCGTGGAGGAGCTGAGGCGGCGCCGCGATCCGGGGATGAGGGAGGCGCTGGACCAGTGCTGGATCTCGTACAAGGCGGTGATCGCCGCGGACGTGCCCGAGGCCGTGGCGGCGCTCACGAAAGGCGTGCCGAAATTCGCCGAGTCCGGGATGAGCGACGCCGCGTGGGAGGCGGAGATTTGCGAGGGAAGCTTCGGGAacacggcggcggcggcggcgacgccGCTTAGCGGCGTGAATAAGGAGGTTCATGACTTGGCTGAGGTGGCGGTTGGTGTTATTAGAATTTTGCTTTGa
- the LOC125204129 gene encoding probable choline kinase 2 — MGSPDKSARIPDDARKILVRMAEEWRDIVDPQALQVVPLKGAMTNEVYQIKWITNSSPDDPLPRSKKVLVRIYGHGVDVFFDRENEIRTFEFVSKQGQGPRLLGRFANGRVEEFIHARTLSAADLRDPEISAIIASKMKEFHDLDMPGSKKIVLWDRLRKWVTEAKRVSSPPEAKEFRLGDLEAEISALEKKLYTNDRIGFCHNDLQYGNIMMDEETRSITIIDYEYASYNPISFDIANHFCEMAADYHTETPHVLDYNKYPDLQERDRFLRVYLAASGKQPSDSEVKQLNQEVEKYTLASHLVWGLWGLISAHVNDIDFDYVEYARQRFRAYWAKKREVLGDS, encoded by the exons ATGGGATCTCCCGACAAATCCGCTCGCATTCCCGATGACGCCAGGAAGATTCTCGTGCGCATGGCGGAGGAGTGGCGCGACATCGTCGATCCGCAGGCGCTGCAGGTGGTCCCGCTCAAGGGCGCCATGACCAACGAGGTCTACCAGATCAAGTGGATTACGAATTCCAGCCCCGATGACCCGCTGCCGAGATCGAAGAAAGTGTTGGTCAGGATTTACGGCCACGGTGTGGATGTGTTCTTCGATCGTGAGAATGAGATACGCACGTTTGAGTTCGTTTCGAAGCAAGGCCAGGGGCCTAGGCTGCTCGGACGCTTCGCTAATGGCCGTGTTGAGGAGTTCATTCACGCTCGG ACACTTTCTGCTGCTGATTTGCGTGATCCTGAAATATCTGCTATAATAGcttcaaaaatgaaagaatttcatgaCCTTGATATGCCTGGGTCTAAGAAGATTGTCCTCTGGGATAGACTGCG AAAATGGGTTACGGAAGCCAAACGTGTTTCCTCGCCTCCAGAAGCCAAGGAATTTCGCTTAGGGGACCTGGAAGCTGAAATATCGGCTCTGGAGAAGAAACTCTATACCAATGATCGTATAGGATTCTGCCACAATGATTTGCAATATGGTAACATAATGATGGATGAAGAAACCAGATCGATAACCATAATT GATTATGAATATGCAAGCTACAACCCTATCTCCTTTGACATTGCAAATCATTTTTGTGAGATGGCTGCTGACTATCATACTGAAACCCCTCATGTCTTGGACTACAATAAATATCCAG ATTTGCAGGAGCGTGACAGATTCTTGCGTGTCTATCTGGCTGCCTCAG GAAAACAACCTAGTGACTCGGAGGTGAAGCAATTGAATCAAGAAGTGGAGAAGTATACTCTTGCTAGCCATCTTGTTTGGGGGTTATGGGGATTAATCTCG GCGCATGTCAATGATATCGATTTTGACTACGTGGAGTATGCACGACAAAGATTTCGAGCTTACTGGGCAAAGAAACGCGAAGTACTGGGAGATTCATAG
- the LOC125206899 gene encoding pollen-specific leucine-rich repeat extensin-like protein 2, with product MPPPWHHHHPPPRNPPRQPSKKCPTAPPPPPPPPIPTQPPSHPHRNPPPHRIKKRASAPPPPPPPPPPPIPTKPPSHHHPHPSRNPLRPTTAAEAPSPPPTAAEANQDTHLRNILDALVGSGDYGGWANLLSSANPADLPLTATLFVPSNDALSAPLDPLLVAYHIVPQRFTFSQLRRLTPTRLPTLLPSNSILLAGNSPDNFTLDASHITHPDIFLNSAFAVHGLDRLLNYSVYGSSRPLSLAPESGDDVDVSLQRRPRPHPPKPRRSPPPPPGSWVPDIPDVTAPGPKAGAWRACGGIPAVVISCFFVFFRFMVR from the coding sequence ATGCCACCCCCCTGGCACCACCACCATCCCCCTCCCCGCAACCCACCGCGGCAGCCAAGCAAGAAATGCCCCACCgccccaccaccaccaccacctccacctaTTCCCACCCAACCTCCCTCGCACCCTCACCGAAACCCACCGCCGCATCGAATCAAGAAACGCGCCTCCgccccaccaccaccaccacctccgccgccgccacctATTCCCACGAAACCCCCCTCCCACCACCACCCTCACCCATCAAGAAACCCCCTCCGCCCCACCACCGCCGCAGAAGCCCCGTCGCCACCACCAACCGCGGCGGAGGCGAATCAAGACACGCACCTCCGCAACATCCTGGACGCCCTGGTGGGCAGCGGCGACTACGGCGGGTGGGCCAACCTCCTGTCCTCCGCCAACCCCGCCGACCTCCCCCTCACCGCCACCCTCTTCGTCCCCTCCAACGACGCCCTCTCCGCCCCCCTCGACCCCCTCCTCGTCGCCTACCACATCGTCCCCCAGCGCTTCACCTTCTCCCAGCTCCGCCGCCTCACCCCCACCCGCCTCCCCACCCTCCTCCCCTCCAACTCCATCCTCCTCGCCGGCAACTCCCCCGACAACTTCACCCTCGACGCATCCCACATCACCCACCCCGACATCTTCCTCAACTCCGCCTTCGCCGTCCACGGCCTCGATCGCCTCCTCAACTACTCCGTCTACGGCAGCAGCCGCCCCCTCTCCCTCGCCCCGGAGAGCGGCGACGACGTCGACGTCAGCCTCCAGAGGAGGCCCCGGCCCCACCCGCCGAAGCCGAGGcggtcgccgccgccgccgccggggAGCTGGGTGCCCGACATTCCGGACGTAACCGCCCCAGGGCCAAAGGCCGGCGCGTGGCGCGCGTGCGGTGGGATTCCGGCGGTTGTGATTTCTTgcttttttgtgtttttcagATTCATGGTTCGTTGA
- the LOC125208468 gene encoding protein LOL2-like isoform X1 — protein MQSQIVCTGCRTVLLYPRGATNVCCAICNVITAVPPAGMEMAQLICGGCRTLLMHARGAASVRCSCCHTVNLVPGPAAAAPLPTTPPPASSNIAHFNCGNCHTMLMYPAGAPSVKCAVCHFITNVNNGDARVPIPVHRPGGIATSASPPTYLAPSQSHNQTVVVHNPMTVDESGKLVNNVVVGVTT, from the exons ATGCAGAGCCAAATAGTTTGCACCGGGTGTAGAACGGTGCTTCTTTACCCTCGAGGAGCTACTAATGTTTGCTGTGCAATATGTAATGTGATCACTGCTGTCCCTCCTGCTG GGATGGAAATGGCTCAACTAATATGTGGAGGCTGCCGAACATTACTTATGCACGCCCGAGGGGCTGCCAGTGTTAGGTGCTCTTGCTGCCACACAGTGAACCTTGTACCTG GgccagcagcagcagcaccACTACCAACAACACCTCCACCAGCTTCTAGTAATATCGCTCATTTCAACTGTGGAAACTGCCATACCATGCTCATGTATCCAGCTGGAGCTCCATCAGTTAAATGTGCAGTTTGCCATTTCATTACAAACGTTAAT AATGGTGACGCAAGGGTCCCTATTCCTGTACATCGACCTGGAGGGATTGCAACATCTGCATCTCCACCTACTTACTTG GCGCCATCCCAGTCTCATAATCAAACAGTCGTCGTTCATAATCCCATGACTGTTGATGAAAGCGGCAAGTTG GTGAACAACGTTGTTGTTGGTGTGACAACTTAA
- the LOC125208467 gene encoding CASP-like protein 1B2, translating into MLLSLCIYIIPVFVNENSLPSHLHPIQQSSTIPLTTTAATAMASEGGEKPEVGHDQAPAASTKVDWIIKVLRVLAFLLTLDATLVMALNKQTKTFTVATIGTVPLRATLSAKFQHTPAFVFFVVANANAALHNLLMLAVGFAGSKLSLKGLVPLVVPVLDLVNVAIVSGGASAAVFMGQLGRNGNSHARWNKICDKFESYCNRGGAAMISSLVGVLLMIIICAVSIIRLRNHYGYNKLALNSSVLP; encoded by the exons ATGCTTCTCTCtctgtgtatatatataatacctGTGTTTGTCAATGAAAATTCACTACCTTCTCACCTTCACCCCATTCAACAATCCTCCACAATACCCCTGACCACCACTGCGGCCACAGCAATGGCTTCAGAAGGAGGAGAAAAGCCAGAGGTCGGCCACGACCAAGCTCCGGCAGCCTCCACGAAGGTCGACTGGATCATCAAGGTGCTCAGGGTGCTTGCATTTCTACTAACACTGGATGCTACGCTGGTTATGGCGCTCAACAAGCAGACGAAGACCTTCACTGTCGCAACGATCGGAACAGTGCCTCTCCGAGCCACCCTCAGTGCCAAGTTCCAACACACTCCGGCATTTGT GTTCTTTGTGGTTGCTAATGCCAATGCTGCTCTCCACAACTTGCTGATGCTGGCGGTCGGTTTTGCTGGATCCAAGCTCAGTCTCAAAGGGCTCGTTCCCTTGGTCGTTCCAGTCTTGGACTTG GTGAACGTGGCTATTGTCTCCGGTGGTGCAAGCGCGGCGGTGTTCATGGGGCAGCTAGGGAGGAACGGGAATTCCCACGCGCGGTGGAACAAAATATGCGACAAATTCGAGAGCTATTGCAACCGTGGTGGCGCCGCCATGATCTCTTCGCTCGTTGGGGTGTTGCTGATGATCATAATCTGTGCTGTTTCTATCATTAGGCTTCGTAATCACTATGGTTATAACAAGCTTGCTCTCAACTCTTCCGTTCTTCCTTAA
- the LOC125208128 gene encoding lysine-specific demethylase JMJ18-like yields MKMKDYPSRNAHKNDESHESPGSPRHRKVLARWDPNEACRPDIDDAPVFYPTEEEFQDTLGYIASIRPKAEAYGICKIVPPPSWKPPCPLKEKEVWERSKFSTRIQHVDLLQNREPMRKKSQRKRKRRRQFNTRPRRRARSESSEANAAGENEEKFGFKSGSDFTLDEFERYAEEFKESYFRVKERTQESSAEIGQDSKWRPTINDIEGEYWRIIEQPTDEVEVYYGADLETGTLGSGFPKDSLIMEDEAKICKYVTSGWNLNNLPRLPGSVLGFEECNISGVVVPWLYIGMCFSSFCWHVEDHHLYSLNYHHWGDPKMWYGVPGNQASSLEQAMKKHLSDLFEEQPDLLNELVTQLSPSVLKSEGVPVYRVVQNSGEFVLTFPRAYHAGFNCGFNCAEAVNVAPVDWLQHGQNAVELYSTQLHKTSISHDKLLLAAAKEAVQALWEISALKKENPDNLRWKSFCGKDGMLTRAIKMRVDVEEKRIERLQGAARIQKMEKDFDENTERECISCFYDLHLSAACCNCSPDRYTCLKHANLVTCCDPENRQVLLRHTIDELKTLVEALEGSMFPQRAWVSNDHRGRLGQKNLSDSILAAHNKLFGADLSPPMKSEYVEDSTYKVSSADSDPEQRTNVCVELITLGSVVNGKLWSNKAAIFPLGYKSRVMFYNICNPLVKSRYTSEVMAGGLLGPLFKVTLEELPQVSFVHMSAEECWSSVCKRLNQEIQTQRSLGKEGLPPVQPPGSINGLEMFGFNTPSIIQAIEALDPHHKSAEYWGSKALSNKSSSSTGDSLAAEKNSLETRSAGGEIADSFEATTEETRSVFGRLLRKANREEMETLHRILCRGSTSSLWRVAIETLTEEIQRNSE; encoded by the exons ATGAAAATGAAG GATTATCCTTCCCGAAACGCCCACAAAAACGACGAGAGCCATGAGTCTCCTGGCAGTCCACGTCACAGAAAG GTCTTGGCAAGATGGGATCCGAATGAAGCCTGCAGGCCTGATATAGATGATGCTCCAGTCTTTTATCCAACCGAGGAG GAGTTCCAAGACACTCTTGGTTATATAGCAAGCATTCGTCCGAAAGCTGAGGCTTACGGTATATGTAAAATTGTGCCGCCTCCTTCTTGGAAGCCGCCTTGTCCGCTTAAAGAAAAGGAAGTGTGGGAAAGATCAAAATTCTCGACACGGATTCAGCATGTCGACCTCCTTCAAAACAGGGAGCCAATGAGGAAAAAGTCGCAAAGAAAGAGGAAGAGGCGGAGGCAGTTCAATACGAGGCCAAGGAGACGTGCTCGTTCTGAGAGTTCAGAGGCTAATGCAGCTggtgaaaatgaagaaaagttTGGCTTTAAGTCAGGATCTGACTTCACGCTTGATGAATTCGAAAGATATGCAGAAGAATTCAAAGAATCTTACTTCAGAGTGAAGGAAAGAACACAAGAGTCCTCCGCTGAGATCGGGCAAGATAGTAAATGGCGGCCCACGATTAATGATATTGAAGGAGAGTATTGGAGGATTATCGAGCAACCTACGGATGAGGTTGAG GTGTACTACGGAGCTGATCTCGAAACGGGAACGCTAGGAAGTGGATTTCCCAAAGATTCTCTGATAATGGAAGATGAAGCTAAGATTTGTAAATATGTGACTTCAGGATGGAATCTGAACAACTTACCTCGTCTCCCGGGTTCTGTTTTGGGTTTCGAAGAATGCAACATATCTGGTGTAGTTGTACCATGGCTTTATATAGGCATGTGCTTCTCGTCGTTCTGTTGG CATGTCGAAGACCACCATCTCTACTCATTGAACTATCATCACTGGGGAGATCCGAAAATGTGGTATGGAGTGCCAGGGAATCAAGCTTCTTCATTGGAGCAAGCTATGAAGAAGCACTTGTCCGATCTCTTTGAAGAACAACCGGATTTACTAAACGAATTG GTTACTCAGCTTTCGCCATCCGTTTTGAAATCGGAAGGGGTGCCAGTGTATCGTGTTGTCCAAAACTCCGGGGAGTTTGTTCTCACCTTCCCGAGGGCTTACCACGCGGGCTTCAACTGTGGCTTTAATTGTGCGGAGGCAGTAAATGTGGCCCCTGTTGATTGGCTACAACACGGTCAAAACGCAGTCGAGCTCTATAGCACGCAGCTTCACAAGACATCGATATCTCATGATAAGCTGCTTTTGGCTGCTGCTAAGGAGGCCGTCCAGGCGCTATGGGAGATCTCTGCTCTAAAGAAAGAAAATCCCGACAATCTGAGATGGAAAAGCTTCTGCGGGAAGGATGGGATGCTTACCCGAGCAATCAAG ATGAGGGTTGATGTAGAGGAGAAAAGAATCGAACGCCTCCAAGGGGCAGCACGCATCCAGAagatggagaaggatttcGATGAGAATACAGAGAGAGAATGCATTTCTTGCTTTTACGACTTGCATCTCTCTGCTGCTTGTTGCAATTGTTCGCCGGATAGGTATACATGCCTCAAGCACGCAAATCTCGTCACTTGCTGTGATCCCGAGAACAGACAAGTCCTTCTCCGCCACACGATCGATGAGTTGAAGACATTGGTCGAGGCACTGGAAGGTAGCATGTTTCCACAGAGAGCATGGGTGTCAAACGATCACCGTGGTCGTTTAGGCCAGAAGAATCTGAGCGACAGTATTCTCGCCGCTCATAATAAGTTGTTCGGGGCTGATCTTTCACCTCCAATGAAATCTGAATACGTAGAAGACTCTACGTATAAAGTTTCAAGTGCTGATTCAGATCCCGAACAAAGGACCAACGTTTGCGTTGAACTCATAACTCTCGGATCTGTTGTTAACGGGAAACTGTGGAGCAACAAGGCCGCCATATTCCCCTTAG GGTATAAAAGCCGCGTAATGTTCTATAATATCTGCAATCCCCTGGTGAAGAGCAGATATACATCAGAAGTCATGGCTGGTGGGCTCCTAGGCCCGTTGTTCAAG GTTACCCTCGAGGAGCTTCCACAGGTGAGCTTCGTGCACATGTCAGCAGAGGAATGCTGGTCGAGCGTTTGCAAGAGACTGAATCAAGAAATTCAGACGCAACGAAGCTTGGGGAAGGAAGGGCTTCCCCCCGTGCAGCCTCCCGGTAGCATTAACGGGCTTGAAATGTTCGGTTTCAACACCCCCTCCATCATTCAG GCAATTGAAGCGCTCGACCCTCATCACAAAAGCGCGGAATACTGGGGAAGCAAGGCCCTCAGCAACAAGTCGTCGTCGAGCACAGGCGATAGCTTAGCAGCTGAGAAGAACTCCTTGGAAACAAGGTCTGCTGGAGGGGAAATAGCAGATAGTTTTGAGGCTACTACTGAGGAGACGAGGTCGGTTTTCGGGAGGCTGTTGAGGAAAGCTAACCGCGAGGAGATGGAGACGCTGCACAGGATATTGTGCAGAGGATCGACGAGTTCTTTGTGGAGAGTAGCTATTGAGACGCTGACAGAGGAGATTCAGAGGAATTCTgaataa
- the LOC125208468 gene encoding protein LSD1-like isoform X2, producing MQSQIVCTGCRTVLLYPRGATNVCCAICNVITAVPPAGMEMAQLICGGCRTLLMHARGAASVRCSCCHTVNLVPAAAAPLPTTPPPASSNIAHFNCGNCHTMLMYPAGAPSVKCAVCHFITNVNNGDARVPIPVHRPGGIATSASPPTYLAPSQSHNQTVVVHNPMTVDESGKLVNNVVVGVTT from the exons ATGCAGAGCCAAATAGTTTGCACCGGGTGTAGAACGGTGCTTCTTTACCCTCGAGGAGCTACTAATGTTTGCTGTGCAATATGTAATGTGATCACTGCTGTCCCTCCTGCTG GGATGGAAATGGCTCAACTAATATGTGGAGGCTGCCGAACATTACTTATGCACGCCCGAGGGGCTGCCAGTGTTAGGTGCTCTTGCTGCCACACAGTGAACCTTGTACCTG cagcagcagcaccACTACCAACAACACCTCCACCAGCTTCTAGTAATATCGCTCATTTCAACTGTGGAAACTGCCATACCATGCTCATGTATCCAGCTGGAGCTCCATCAGTTAAATGTGCAGTTTGCCATTTCATTACAAACGTTAAT AATGGTGACGCAAGGGTCCCTATTCCTGTACATCGACCTGGAGGGATTGCAACATCTGCATCTCCACCTACTTACTTG GCGCCATCCCAGTCTCATAATCAAACAGTCGTCGTTCATAATCCCATGACTGTTGATGAAAGCGGCAAGTTG GTGAACAACGTTGTTGTTGGTGTGACAACTTAA
- the LOC125203886 gene encoding probable WRKY transcription factor 14, with amino-acid sequence MCSRDLLKRMENYNNQGDLTDIIRATGGANPPAEAPAPEWQFPANPIAFSAADFGDPFAQLGDPLIHAPPLPPPLPGFFDVIKPSDGVRFGGNCNLGQKISLDEEMKRPPNIFSRMLQISPTAKLPVPLSPCDASPAPILAANDHHGLISPSNSSRGNCLIESSLQISSPRNAGIRRRKSQAKKVVCIPAPAPANSRPSGEIVPSDLWAWRKYGQKPIKGSPYPRGYYRCSSSKGCSARKQVERSRTDPNMLVITYTSEHNHPWPTQRNALAGSTRSQPSKSAAAAKTSPKPKDEQKETSTETAAPSSTNSAAVKEEVDQEFDNNQAMAAAAEEAEFDDGFSQQSYKPALPESNQNEDSFFAGLGEIEGDSLDLLFTQGFDGRDHGGKGLDPFGFYDWGGTATAAAAASSGGAGGEDGRDS; translated from the exons ATGTGCAGCCGCGACTTGCTAAAGAGGATGGAGAATTACAACAATCAAGGAGATCTAACCGACATAATCCGAGCCACCGGCGGCGCCAATCCGCCAGCTGAAGCCCCTGCGCCGGAGTGGCAGTTTCCGGCCAATCCGATCGCCTTCTCCGCCGCCGATTTCGGCGATCCATTCGCGCAGCTCGGCGATCCGCTCATCCACGCGCCGCCCCTGCCTCCGCCGCTGCCAGGATTCTTCGACGTGATCAAACCTAGCGACGGGGTGCGATTTGGGGGAAATTGCAACCTAGGTCAAAAAATCAGCCTCGACGAGGAGATGAAGAGACCTCCGAACATCTTCTCGAGGATGCTCCAGATCTCCCCCACCGCGAAGCTGCCGGTTCCACTCTCGCCGTGCGATGCTTCTCCGGCGCCGATTTTGGCGGCGAATGATCACCACGGCTTAATCTCGCCGAGCAACAGCTCGAGAGGGAATTGCTTGATTGAGAGCAGCCTGCAGATCTCATCTCCGCGAAATGCGGGGATCAGGAGAAG AAAAAGCCAGGCGAAGAAGGTGGTTTGTATACCGGCACCGGCGCCTGCAAACAGCCGGCCCAGCGGGGAAATCGTGCCCTCGGATCTCTGGGCGTGGCGAAAATACGGGCAGAAACCGATCAAGGGCTCGCCCTATCCGAG GGGTTACTACAGATGTAGTAGCTCGAAGGGATGTTCGGCGAGGAAGCAAGTGGAGCGGAGCCGAACCGACCCGAACATGCTGGTGATCACATACACGTCGGAGCACAACCACCCGTGGCCCACCCAGAGAAACGCCCTCGCCGGCTCCACGCGATCTCAGCCGTCCaaatccgccgccgccgcaaaAACCTCGCCGAAGCCGAAAGACGAGCAGAAGGAAACCAGCACGGAGACCGCCGCCCCGTCGTCGACGAATTCCGCCGCCGTGAAAGAGGAAGTCGATCAAGAATTCGACAATAACCAAGCaatggcggcggcggcggaggaggcggAATTCGACGATGGATTCTCGCAGCAGAGCTACAAGCCGGCGTTGCCGGAATCCAATCAAAACGAGGACAGCTTCTTCGCCGGGCTCGGCGAGATCGAAGGAGATTCGTTGGACTTGCTCTTCACACAGGGATTTGACGGCCGTGATCACGGCGGCAAGGGTTTGGACCCCTTCGGCTTCTACGATTGGGGCGGAACCGCCAccgctgccgccgccgctTCCAGCGGCGGCGCAGGCGGAGAGGATGGGAGGGATTCGTGA